CTCGCGCTTCGGCGCCGCGGTTCCGGATGCCTCGGGCGGCGAGTTGCTGCGCCTCGCTGCCGATGCACTGGACCGGCCGCTTCGTGCCTGCGGAATGGTTTCCTCCGATACGAATCCCGGCGGAGGACCGTTCTGGGTAACGGACCGCTCCGGCCGCGCGAGCGTGCAGGTGGTCGAGACGTCGCAGGTCGACCGCGACGACCCCGCCCAGCGCGCGATCCTGGAAGGCGCACGACATTTCAATCCCGTCGATCTCGTCTGCATCACGCGCGACTGGAAAGGCAGGCCTTTCGACCTGTCGCGCTACATCGACCACGAAGCGGTGTTCATCGCCGAGAAATCGCAGGACGGGCGCCCGCTGCGTTCCCTCGAACGCCCGGGTTTGTGGAACGGCGCAATGGCGGGATGGAACACCGTGTTCGTCGAAGTCCCGCTGGCGACGTTCAACCCCGTCAAGACGGTGAACGACCTGCTCGAGCCCGCGCACCAGGGCAGCCGGAGCTAGCCCTCGTCCGGTCGCCGAGCAGCGGATCGACCGATTGACGACTGCGGGCTCGATCCGCCGATCAGCGCGGGTCGAGCCCGATCTGCTTCAGCCTGTGCCGGATGTCGGCGAACGTATCGCCGAGAAAAGCCCCGCCGCCGAACATCGAACCGAACCCGTGCAGGAGATCCCCGACGAACTTCTCGGTGCGGATCTTCTCTGCCTTCGTCGAGTCGTCGAACTTGTTCGCAAGGTACATCACGCCGAACCCTGCGTGCCGCGACTCGTCGCGCAGCACGAGGCGGATGAGGTCGCGCAAAAGCGGATCGGGGCTGTCGCGCTGGAAGACCTGGAACAACCCCACCGCGATGCCTTCGAGAAAGATCTGCATGCCGACGATTTTTTCGCCGTAGGAGTCGCTGTCGAGGATGCGGTGCACGATGTCCTCGAGCATCGGGTCGAGCGGCGCGTCCGCTTCGAGCTTGTCGAGATAGCGGCCGAACACCTCGACGTGGCGCGCTTCGTCGATGATCTGCCCGGCAAGGCACATGCGCGCCTCGAGCTCCGGGCACAGGTTGACGAGCTGGGCCGACAGCGCGAGCGCGGCCTGTTCGCCGAAGAAAAGCTGAGTGAACGTCATCGCGCGCCTCTCGGCAGCGAGGCGGTTGAAATCCTCGCGCGAGATGCTCGATGCGAACGGAGCGTAGGACGCTTCCGAGAAGTTGCAGATCGGCCGCGACCAGTCGATCTCGTCGGTCGCGTTCCACTGCAGCGCTTTCGTCTTCTCGTAGAGGTCGAGGCCGGACGGCATCGTAATGTGCAGCCGCCGGTGCCACAGCGGGCGGTCACGGACGGCGCTCGGACTGGTCGAAGAGTCGGACATGCCGCTGATTTTCGGCCCGACGTCGCGCTCAGTCCAGCAGTACCTTCTCGCGCGCGGCGGCAAGGCCGCTTCGCCTGAGAAAATCCTCGACGACGGCATCGAGGTCGTCGAGGCGCGCCAGGTGGTGGCGCGCGCCGGGCGGCAGCGATGCCAGCACTTTGCGGAAGTACGGCTTGTCGACGCGAGGCTCGACCAGGACGATGATCCCCCGGTCGGTGGGGGTACGGATGAGGCGGCCCATCATCTGCTTGAGGCGAAGCAGCATGCGCGGCACCTGGTAGTCCGAAAAGACGCGGCTGCCGCCGCCGAATAGCACTTCGGCGCGAAGCTGCAGCAGCGGATCGCCCGGAACGTCGAACGGCAGCTTCTCGATGACGACCGCCTGGCAGGCATCGCCGGGAATGTCGATGCCCTGCCAGAAACCGCGCGAGCCCAGCAGCACGGCGCGCGGGTTCTCGCGGAACGTGCGCACCAGCTCGTGCGGATCGGTATTGCCGGCGGCCGGAGTCGTTACCGTGATTCCGTCGGCGGCAAGCTGCCCCGCGAGCAGGTCGGCAACGCGGACCATGCGGTCGCGGCTCGTGAACAGGCCGAGGGTGCGGCCCCCGAGTCGCCGCGACACGATCGCAAGCGAGCGCGTCATGCGATCGACCAGCGCGGCCTGGTCGGTCATGTCCTTGATGAAAATGACCTCGAGGTTCTTCTCGTAGTCGAAGGGGCTCGGGATCGGCGTGGCGACACGGTAGCGAGACCCTGCGTGCACGGCGAGCTTCAGCTCTCGCAGAGCCCCGTCGTCCTCGTCGGCGACCGAAAGCGTGGCCGAGGTCGCGAGCATCGTCTGCGCGCGCTCGAGCACGTTGTCGCGAAAATCGTCGCCCGGCAGCACCGGCGTGGCGACGAAGCGCCACGACACCGAGGTCGAGCGCGCCAGCCCGCGCAGCCGGTACACGTACGTGTCGGATTTCGGATACGGCAGCGCGTGGTCGAGCACGGATGCCGCCTCGTCGAGCACTTCGACCAGGCGCATCTTCGACTCGGATTCGTCGTCGTCGCCGCCGCGGAACCTGAGCGAAAGCCGGCGCAGGCTCGTGGCCAGCTCGAGCGCCGCGTCGGTCAGCTCCTTCCATTCCGGACCGGGACCGGAGCGCGGCACGAGAAGCTCGTCGCGGCCGAACTGGAACGGGCTCTCCTCGTTCTCGGCCTTGACGATGCGGCGAGAAGTCTCGCCGACCATGGAAACCAGCGTCAGCGCGCGACGCGCCATCATCTGCGTCTCGTCGTCGTCCGCCAGGGGCGGCGAGCCGCGCATGCCGAGGATCTCCTCCAGGCGGTGCGCCAGCTCGATGCCTTCGGCTGTCCTTGCGTAGGCGTTGTCGGCCTTGTCGATCAGCTCGTGGGCTTCGTCGAAAACCAGATGGCGAAGCTCGGGGTAGTCCGGCGGCCAGCGCAGCAGCAGGTCGTGGTTGACGACCGCGATCTCCGCCGCCTCGAGGCGATGGCGCGCCGCGCGGAACACGCAGTGACCGCCGACGGTCTCGCAGTTCTGGCGGCTGCACTCGTCGGAGTCGCTGCTCGTCACTTCGCGCGCGAAGCGCTCGAAGCAGGGATTGAGCTGGTAGAGCACCGTCGGCACGCGATCGATCTCGCCGTGCGTCGCGCTGGTCGAGAACGCCGCGATCAGCGCGGACGCGTAGCCTTCCTCGGGGTCGAGCGTCGGCCCCTCGCTCTGGCGCGAGCGCAGGAAGCGGTCGAGGCGGCGCTTGCAGATGTAGTTGCCGCGCCCCTTCATCACGCCGAAGCGCAGGTCCGGATAGCCGAGAAGGCTGGCGGCTGCCGGAATGTCTTTTTCGAGAAGCTGGGTCTGCAGCAGCTTGCTCGACGTGGAGATCACGACCTGCTGTCCGCTGTGGCGCGCGAACGGAATGGCCGCGGCAAGGTAGCCCAGCGTCTTGCCGATGCCGGTGCCCGCTTCGCCGACCACCACCGACTTGCCGCCGCTGGCTGCAAAGCAGTCGAACACCTGTTCGAAGAAGCGCACCTGGCCTGGCCTCAGCTCGTAGCCGGGCAGCACGCGCTGCACGCCGTCGACGTCGTGCAGCCTCGCGACGATCGCTTCCTTCGAGAACGGCACCGGCTCCAGAGACACCTCGGGCAGCACCGGGACCGCAGCCGTGGCCGCGGCGTCGGCAAACTCGTAGCCGACCGAGCGCTCGAGGCGCACCCGCCACGCCGACGTCGGATGAAAATGCGTCAGC
This genomic window from Candidatus Binatia bacterium contains:
- a CDS encoding helicase C-terminal domain-containing protein; the encoded protein is MLSPAGLAALQEDLHLEPDGRFEFTVNLESLGIDRARIEPVVAAGPLCFLDFEATGLDPKLDELIEAGAIRIDAGAPKARIFNTLIHTGQELTPFIKRLTGITQRDVVTAPPLAEVAAALDRFIGDAPVVAHNAAFEKSWLAQAVNRRFASHPFLDTVEILALVYPDSANMKLDTFCRRGLGRGERHRALDDALDMLRVLVGTLVESHAGSPAAANAVAALTHFHPTSAWRVRLERSVGYEFADAAATAAVPVLPEVSLEPVPFSKEAIVARLHDVDGVQRVLPGYELRPGQVRFFEQVFDCFAASGGKSVVVGEAGTGIGKTLGYLAAAIPFARHSGQQVVISTSSKLLQTQLLEKDIPAAASLLGYPDLRFGVMKGRGNYICKRRLDRFLRSRQSEGPTLDPEEGYASALIAAFSTSATHGEIDRVPTVLYQLNPCFERFAREVTSSDSDECSRQNCETVGGHCVFRAARHRLEAAEIAVVNHDLLLRWPPDYPELRHLVFDEAHELIDKADNAYARTAEGIELAHRLEEILGMRGSPPLADDDETQMMARRALTLVSMVGETSRRIVKAENEESPFQFGRDELLVPRSGPGPEWKELTDAALELATSLRRLSLRFRGGDDDESESKMRLVEVLDEAASVLDHALPYPKSDTYVYRLRGLARSTSVSWRFVATPVLPGDDFRDNVLERAQTMLATSATLSVADEDDGALRELKLAVHAGSRYRVATPIPSPFDYEKNLEVIFIKDMTDQAALVDRMTRSLAIVSRRLGGRTLGLFTSRDRMVRVADLLAGQLAADGITVTTPAAGNTDPHELVRTFRENPRAVLLGSRGFWQGIDIPGDACQAVVIEKLPFDVPGDPLLQLRAEVLFGGGSRVFSDYQVPRMLLRLKQMMGRLIRTPTDRGIIVLVEPRVDKPYFRKVLASLPPGARHHLARLDDLDAVVEDFLRRSGLAAAREKVLLD